ACTTGTCATCTTGTCTACTTATTAACTTGTCTACTTCTCAACCACATTAGCATTCATCTTCAATTCCACTTTAGAATTTTTAGCATTGGAATAAACGGTAATCGTTTCTGATTTTATTCCCAGTTCATCGTGGCTATCGAATAAAATATTTATTTGTTGTGATTCGCCGGGAAGTATGGGATCTTTCGGAAAATCGGAAACAGTGCATCCGCAACTGGTTTCAACACCTGCAATAATTAAACTTGCTTCGCCTGTATTCCTGAAGACAAATGAATATACTTTCTTTTCGCCTTTTGTAACAGTTCCGAAATCATACGAATTATTTACAAATTTTATTTCAGGTAAAATATTTTTCTTTTCAACAGAATCTTTCGATTCATACATAATGATTTGTATCTTTCTTTCTAAAGCTGCAGCCCTGCTGTATATCGAGTTTCGCTCATCATTCGGATTATCGCTCACAAATTTATTCGACTGTAATTCACCAACAGGTTCTTCGTGAATGATAAGTTTTCCGCCATCTGCAGAAGTTCCGTTAAGGTATTTCAGAAATATACCGTTTTCATATTCATTAAAATAATTTTTCAAACTTGATATTCGTCGTTTGGCAAGCTTTGTATTGTATTCAGTGGTATGTAGCGGACTGCAAAAACCTTTTACGGTTATCTTCACTTCATTTCCTTTTTGCAAATCACGCAAAAGCCAATCGGTCATTTTTTGTAATTTTTCAAAACCGTTTTCCACATAGTTTGAAAAGAATTCCTGAATATCATTGATTGCTTTAGCTTCATCAGTACCTTTCAAACCTTTTGAATATTCTTTTTCATAAATTTCTTTCATCTCAATATAAGCGGCAAGAGTTGTCTTATAATTCAAGCGTGTGAATGTATCTCTTGAGCCCGGATCGGGAATATCATTGTGAAAATACAAAGTGAGCGGCAAGAGGTCTTTAATATTCTGTTCGTAATCTACAGTATCTTTTTTTACTTCAACAATCTTTACGGAATCTTTTTTTATTTTCTTTTTATTCAGCCATTCGTATGACCAGATATCATTGCAACATGTTTCACCTTTAATGTAAAACGAACCCGGGCGATTGGATGTAAAATATCCATCGGTGTCATTTTCATTTACTGAAAAATATAAATCGTTATAACTTGTATTAATTGGGAAGCCCATATTTTCGGGTATTTCCCATTCGTTCAATGTTCCTTTTGATTTAAAAATATCATAACCACCAAGTCCGTTGTACCAGTCGGAGCTAAAGAAAAGCGTATTTTTTTCTTTGTAATAGAAGGGAGAAATTTCATCGCCGGGAGTATTTATGTTGTTTCCCAAATTCAGAGGAGCATTGTAACTTCCTTTGTTTATCACCGAAAACCAAATATCGTATTTGCCATAACCACCGGGCATATTTGAAACAAAATACAAGACTTCTCTTCCATCATCGAGTTTTGAATACGATGGCTGTGTGCTGGTGTAGCCGGGTGCATTTATCCGGTCATCAAGTTTTACAGGCTTCTGCCATTTTCCATTTGCAAATTCTGTTACATAAATGACACACTTCATATCTGAAATTTTATCAACTGAGCAACGCGAGAAAAATATTTTTTTATGAATGGGAGTATATGTAATGTTTGCATTATTGCTCTCTTTATTATTGATGATGTACGGAAATTCGCGCCCTTTCGACCATCCGGCAATTGTATTTTTTGAAGAATAAATCCGTGAAAGATAAAAATTAGGAAGTATGTCCTGGTATTCATCTGCAGAATTAGGTCGCAATGCGGAATACACAAGCGATGTATCGCCAAGCTGCAAGGCACCAAATTCAGAGTACGGAGTGTTTACATTTTCAGTAAGATGTTCAATTAACACAGATACGGTGTCCTTCACCAGCTTCATTGCAAAGTCGCACGATTCAACTTCATGCAAAGCTTTTTGAGTATAATAGGAATCCTCTTTTTTATTCTTGTTGTAATATTTATAAAAATTATTTTTCGCTGTAGAATATTCTCCATTATTCTTATTCATCAATGCCAGATAAAATAATGCCAGAGGATATTTTTCGGTTTCTTTCGATTCATAAACTACCTGGTACCATTTTTCAGCTTGCCTGTAATCGTTGAATAAACGGCATGATTCGGCATATTTGTATGCAAGTTCAATATTTGTTGTATCACCGGAAAGAACAGAATAATAGTAAGTGGAAGCGCTGTAATAATCGCCATCAGCAAAAGCATCATCCCCAAATTTTAAATTTTCATCAGTCGTTTGTGCCAATAATGGCAGGCTATTCAGGCATATTATAAAAAACAGAATTTTTCTCATTACAAAATTATCTCAATGCTTGGTTGTTGGATGTTAGACGTTTGTTGTTTGTTGTTTGATGTTTATTGTTGCCGTTTTCCGCGACGGAGTTTGTTGTTTTTGTTAATATTAACGCTTCGCTTATGATTATTGTCATTCATCGTTATGTTAGTTTTTCTTTGTTATAATAATTTTTTCGAATGTCAACTTTTAACTCTAAACTAAAAACTCAAAACTATTATTAAAATATCGGACAAGGAATTTTCTTCACATACGTCTTCTTATATTTATTTATTATATAAATTATCGAAACTTCAAAACCTCCCATATAATTACTTGCCGGCACCAGAGTCGACGTATTCACATCATAACTTACACCAACTGAAACATCCCGGTAATCGATACCAGCAATAAAATTAAACGCATCATTAATTCGATAATACATTCCCAACGCTAAAGCAAAGTAATTGGCTTCATTTGGAACTTTAATAATTTTAGCCAATGCACCAATATCAATCTCCCTGTATTTTCCCTGGTTCATAAAAAGTATCCCCGGAAAAATATCTATATTTTTTTTAGCTCTAAACTGTGAACCAGCATGAATAACTATTTTTCTGTCAAGTTTAATAGAATTATCATAAAATAAAGATTGCTTTGGTCTGTTGATATGATACATTGCTATACCTGCATCAAATCCCTGTTTGCGATGTTTCAACAAATTCCAGAAGACACCGGCAGATATATCATAGAATAAAAAATTTGTTTTTGCAAAATGCTCATTATTGCCAAGAGCAGGATTATAAGCATTTCCATCGAACTGACTGTCGAAGATAAGTTGAGAATAATCAATGCTGCGTTGTGCTGCACCCAATTGTATTCCTGCTCCAACAAACTGGTTATTTATTCTGCTTATTGATTTAATATAAGAAAATGAAAGATTCACCTGCGTGGTGCTGAATTTAGAATCACCAGCAATATCGCGGTTTACAACCAAACCTACACCGAACATATCCTGTTTTAATAAACGCTTTATCACAGGCATATCAACCGAAGCAGAAAATGTTTTAAAAGGGACAGTAACTGAACGCCATTGTGATTTATTCTGCATGGTGAATCGTTGTGTTCCATAAAAAAAACCTGAAACAGCAGGATTCAGATTTAACGGACTGGTGTAATACTGCGTAAGATGAATGTCCTGTGCCTGAATAAAAAGAACAAAAAATAAATAAATTATTATATTGAGAAGTCGTTTATTCATTAAGTAATTTTAGTATTTATCTTACCCAAATTTTAATCTATTATTTATCAAAAAATATTATTGATATAATTTTATAACTGACTTCAATTTTATCGAGAAAATAAAATTATACTTACTTTATTAATACCACCTTACCATAGTATGTATATTCAGGTCCAAAAATTTCTCTAACATTTATATGATAAACATAAACATCAATTATCGCATCATTCCATGTACCCAGGTTATCTTCGGTTCCGTTCCATCCTTCGCATTTGTATTCGTCATCATACCATACATCAGTGTGATATATCATATTTCCCCAACGATTGTATATCCACATTTCAAAATTTTCGGGATCAACATTAATTCCCTGGGGGAAAAAGAAATCATTGATACCATCACCATCCGGAGTAAATGCATTAGGAATGTAAAACGCGAAAATATCGCGTACTTCAATATTTTCGTATGCTGTATCTTTACAGCCATTATTACCTGTTCCTATCAGAGTGATCAGGAAAGTGCCCAAACTGCAATATGTATGTTCTTCGGAAGACGCCCCTGAATATGTTGTTCCATCTCCGAAATCCCATTGCCAGTTAACAACATTATCAGCTGAGCTTCCAATAAAGTGAACAGGTAGGTCATCAATTAAAGTTAGAACTTTAGGGTAGGCAAACAATGAAATATTTAAATCTCCCGAATCACCTACAACAGCTGATATAACCTCAGAGCATTGTTTTATATCAGTAACTGTTACATTATAAGTTCCCGAATGAAGTCCGGAAATTACCGGTGTATTTTGTATTGAACCGGCGCCCCAATCATAGGTATACCCGGAGCTACCTGTAGCAATTACTGTAGCTGTTCCGTTACCCTGAAAACAAACATCAGGTGTTGAATGCACATTTATATCAAAACTCTGAACAGGTGTAACATCAATTGTATCAATAATACTACAGTCCAATGAGTCGGATACTCTTACAATATATTCACCGCTACATAGGTCTGTAATGGTAGAATTACTCTGCATCCCAGGTAACCATGTGTATTCATATGGAGGGCTGCCGCCGGAAACACTTACTGTAGCAGTACCATTACACAAGCTACATGTATCGGGAGTCATAGATAAAATTAATAAAGGAGGATTAATTGAAGCCAACTGAATTATTTCAGAAGTGGTACAATGATTCGCATCAGTAATTGTAATCGTATAATTTCCTTCACACAAGTTATTTAATGTTTGTGTATGACTACCATTACTCCATTGGTAATCGTACGGAGATGTTCCACCTGTTACAGTTAATGTAATCTGCCCATTACACATATTCTTACATGTTGGTGTAATTCCAGGTTGAATATTAACATTTACATTTGCAATATATACATGAACACTATCAATTTTTGAACAATGCTGATTCAATGCCTGAATATAATATGTTGCAGAAACATTTGTAGAAACAACCACAGAACTGTCAGTAGTAGGATTATTTAAAATATTAGTAAAATCAGGCGTATCAGACCAAATGAAATTTGTTGCCGTTCCTGATGAGTTCGCGTCAAGCGTAACACTTCCCTGGCACATTGTTGTATCATTACAGGCATTTAATGTTATTGAATAAACGGTTACCTGCTTGATCACGGTATCAATCGAATTACATGCTCCTGTATTTTCAACAATAAGTGTAACATAATATACCCCGGGTAAAGAGTACGAATGATAAGGGTTTTCAAGAGCAGAAGTTGCTCCATCGCCAAACGACCATTGATATGTAGCATCAGCAGAGTTGCTAACGGTAGAAGTATTCTGAAAATAATTGTTTTCAGAAATACATGCATCAGGAGGAAGGAAATCGGCAATCACCATTGGCATTTCAAAATCAAATTTAAAAAGAGCATTATTACAGTTGGTGCTATTATTCGTATTTGACCATGCCCCTGGTGTTGTAGGGAAATCATCAAAACTGCCACATCCGGCACAAACCGACTGGTATATTCTTCCCTGCCTGTCAAATCTGCTGGTTCCTCCATCAACATGATCATTAGAATTTGGACTACCAAAATAGGTAGCGTAAATAAGCGATGAAGCATCATCATTGATTACAAGCAAATAATAATCATTATTATCTGTAGTGCTTTGAAATGCATCTGATGTTATTGGAAGACCAGCAGTACCACCAAAACCATTTGTATTAGGTCCTCCCCATCCAGTCATATATATTTTATTACAAATATCAACCAGAAAAGCTGTAGGAGAAATATCAGGTCCACCATTACCAGTGCCAAAAGTTGTTGACCATGCTAATGAATTTAATGAAGAATTTATTTTACTCACAAACTGCCCGCCATTCGGTTTATTCCATGTGGCATTATATATCATTGTCGTTCCTGTAGCTGCTGTTTGTCCGTATACATAGATATTATTTGAATTGTCAATATCTATCAAATACGACTGGTCGTAGGCATCAGAACCGTAATAGGTAGAATTTAAGATAGAATTTCCATTCGCACTTATTTCGGAAATGTATCCATCCGAATTGCCTCCCAGATATGAAGTATGCAATGCACCTGATGTAACAGGAAAATTTGCAGAAGCTGTTCCACCGGTAACATAAACATTTTTGTTATCATCGAGAACTATACCGTATGTTGCATCATTTCCATTTCCTCCAAGATATGAAGCCCATATCATACTTGAAAGATTTGCATTCAATTTGAATACACAACCATCCTGATCGCCGCCTCCAGCGGTAGTTTGAAACGCACCTGATGTAACAGGGAAATCGATTGAATTCGTTGTGGAAACAATATACACATTGCTATTTGCATCAGTCATTACTTCACCACGGGCACCATCAGCATAATTCTTTGAAAGTATCGAAGGGTAATTCATACCGTCATTCTTAGTCCCTCCAACAAACGTGGAAGCAACCAATTGTGTTCCGTCTTCACTTAATTTAGATACGAATATATCAATCCCATTAGAAAATATAATTGCGCCATCATATGTAATATTATCACCACCATTAAAACTTTGATCATAAGCCCCTGCTGTTACAGGGTAGTTCAAAGAACCCGTTGTTCCAAAAAGAACAAGTTCATTCTGTTCATTGACAATCATACTATGAGGAAGCTCATTTGCAGAGCCGCCTAAATAGGTTGCCCACAAACGCTGTGTTCCTGATGAATCATATTTGATGATTGATATATCACAGCCGTATCCACTACCAACATCTCCGCCACCATAATTTACCTGATAAGCTCCTGTAGAAACAGGAAATCCTGTACCAAATGCAACTCCACCTGAATATGCATTTCCATACGTGTCATATGTTGCGGTAAAGCCCCAGTTGTCAACGGTTGAACCCGAATAGGTTGAAAAAATTAAAGTAGGATCAATGATTAATTCTTTTGTTTTATCATAACCTTTCGGAAATTCAAACGATAAAATATTTCCTGTCAGCTTATATTTACATTCAACTTGTACTTTATTTTTTCCTTTATACTGATATGCTTCAGGACTAAGTTCCGTAACTTCATTCACTGAAGTTTTTATATAAATGTTTCCTTCACGTATTGCAATTACATCAACACCTTCATACTGAAGTTTAATATTATTAATATCAGCACCGGGTTGCAATGTAAAATCATATTTCATTAAAAAATTATTTTCATAAATACATAAATCAGTTTTAGCATAAAGTTCTTTATAAGTTACGCTTCGGTATGATTTAACTTTCGATGCCCATTTGTTTTTATCATTTCCGATAAAATAATTATAGCACCCTGCTTTCTGCTCATTAGCCACAACATTAACATCCGGCTTTGCATTCAGAAAGTTTATTTTATAAGCATGATGATTAATGATAAAATCGGAAGGAAGTAATTTTTCTCTTTTATCAGGTGGTAATGTTTTGTACTGTTGTATTTTTTTTACTGCTTTTAAATC
The Bacteroidales bacterium genome window above contains:
- a CDS encoding PorP/SprF family type IX secretion system membrane protein; its protein translation is MNKRLLNIIIYLFFVLFIQAQDIHLTQYYTSPLNLNPAVSGFFYGTQRFTMQNKSQWRSVTVPFKTFSASVDMPVIKRLLKQDMFGVGLVVNRDIAGDSKFSTTQVNLSFSYIKSISRINNQFVGAGIQLGAAQRSIDYSQLIFDSQFDGNAYNPALGNNEHFAKTNFLFYDISAGVFWNLLKHRKQGFDAGIAMYHINRPKQSLFYDNSIKLDRKIVIHAGSQFRAKKNIDIFPGILFMNQGKYREIDIGALAKIIKVPNEANYFALALGMYYRINDAFNFIAGIDYRDVSVGVSYDVNTSTLVPASNYMGGFEVSIIYIINKYKKTYVKKIPCPIF
- a CDS encoding PKD domain-containing protein; this encodes MKIKFNILFLFFYFIIFLCGINNSLFAQPQHEGNLEFIENKNQWDENVLYKSEICGGAVFLGKNGFTFAFKDLKAVKKIQQYKTLPPDKREKLLPSDFIINHHAYKINFLNAKPDVNVVANEQKAGCYNYFIGNDKNKWASKVKSYRSVTYKELYAKTDLCIYENNFLMKYDFTLQPGADINNIKLQYEGVDVIAIREGNIYIKTSVNEVTELSPEAYQYKGKNKVQVECKYKLTGNILSFEFPKGYDKTKELIIDPTLIFSTYSGSTVDNWGFTATYDTYGNAYSGGVAFGTGFPVSTGAYQVNYGGGDVGSGYGCDISIIKYDSSGTQRLWATYLGGSANELPHSMIVNEQNELVLFGTTGSLNYPVTAGAYDQSFNGGDNITYDGAIIFSNGIDIFVSKLSEDGTQLVASTFVGGTKNDGMNYPSILSKNYADGARGEVMTDANSNVYIVSTTNSIDFPVTSGAFQTTAGGGDQDGCVFKLNANLSSMIWASYLGGNGNDATYGIVLDDNKNVYVTGGTASANFPVTSGALHTSYLGGNSDGYISEISANGNSILNSTYYGSDAYDQSYLIDIDNSNNIYVYGQTAATGTTMIYNATWNKPNGGQFVSKINSSLNSLAWSTTFGTGNGGPDISPTAFLVDICNKIYMTGWGGPNTNGFGGTAGLPITSDAFQSTTDNNDYYLLVINDDASSLIYATYFGSPNSNDHVDGGTSRFDRQGRIYQSVCAGCGSFDDFPTTPGAWSNTNNSTNCNNALFKFDFEMPMVIADFLPPDACISENNYFQNTSTVSNSADATYQWSFGDGATSALENPYHSYSLPGVYYVTLIVENTGACNSIDTVIKQVTVYSITLNACNDTTMCQGSVTLDANSSGTATNFIWSDTPDFTNILNNPTTDSSVVVSTNVSATYYIQALNQHCSKIDSVHVYIANVNVNIQPGITPTCKNMCNGQITLTVTGGTSPYDYQWSNGSHTQTLNNLCEGNYTITITDANHCTTSEIIQLASINPPLLILSMTPDTCSLCNGTATVSVSGGSPPYEYTWLPGMQSNSTITDLCSGEYIVRVSDSLDCSIIDTIDVTPVQSFDINVHSTPDVCFQGNGTATVIATGSSGYTYDWGAGSIQNTPVISGLHSGTYNVTVTDIKQCSEVISAVVGDSGDLNISLFAYPKVLTLIDDLPVHFIGSSADNVVNWQWDFGDGTTYSGASSEEHTYCSLGTFLITLIGTGNNGCKDTAYENIEVRDIFAFYIPNAFTPDGDGINDFFFPQGINVDPENFEMWIYNRWGNMIYHTDVWYDDEYKCEGWNGTEDNLGTWNDAIIDVYVYHINVREIFGPEYTYYGKVVLIK
- a CDS encoding DUF1573 domain-containing protein, giving the protein MRKILFFIICLNSLPLLAQTTDENLKFGDDAFADGDYYSASTYYYSVLSGDTTNIELAYKYAESCRLFNDYRQAEKWYQVVYESKETEKYPLALFYLALMNKNNGEYSTAKNNFYKYYNKNKKEDSYYTQKALHEVESCDFAMKLVKDTVSVLIEHLTENVNTPYSEFGALQLGDTSLVYSALRPNSADEYQDILPNFYLSRIYSSKNTIAGWSKGREFPYIINNKESNNANITYTPIHKKIFFSRCSVDKISDMKCVIYVTEFANGKWQKPVKLDDRINAPGYTSTQPSYSKLDDGREVLYFVSNMPGGYGKYDIWFSVINKGSYNAPLNLGNNINTPGDEISPFYYKEKNTLFFSSDWYNGLGGYDIFKSKGTLNEWEIPENMGFPINTSYNDLYFSVNENDTDGYFTSNRPGSFYIKGETCCNDIWSYEWLNKKKIKKDSVKIVEVKKDTVDYEQNIKDLLPLTLYFHNDIPDPGSRDTFTRLNYKTTLAAYIEMKEIYEKEYSKGLKGTDEAKAINDIQEFFSNYVENGFEKLQKMTDWLLRDLQKGNEVKITVKGFCSPLHTTEYNTKLAKRRISSLKNYFNEYENGIFLKYLNGTSADGGKLIIHEEPVGELQSNKFVSDNPNDERNSIYSRAAALERKIQIIMYESKDSVEKKNILPEIKFVNNSYDFGTVTKGEKKVYSFVFRNTGEASLIIAGVETSCGCTVSDFPKDPILPGESQQINILFDSHDELGIKSETITVYSNAKNSKVELKMNANVVEK